One Porphyromonas pogonae genomic region harbors:
- a CDS encoding inorganic phosphate transporter, with translation METVFGGIITFLFILAIFDLIVGVSNDAVNFLNSAIGSKAASFKTIIIIAALGIFLGAILSNGMMEIARHGIFRPEHYTFYEIMVIFLAVMITDVILLDLFNSLGMPTSTTVSLVFELLGGSFFMALHKLSPDNGLHMQDLLNTEKALSVIIGIFLSIAIAFFFGMVVQWMTRLVFTFNYKKTQKWFIGIFGGLATTTIIYFMLIKGLSSASFMTAEANTWIQGNTLMIVLYSFVIFTVLMQLLHWMKVNVFKVVVLLGTFALAMAFAGNDLVNFIGVPLAGFSSYTDYMQNGGGNYDTYLMTSLNDPARTPIGFLLIAGAIMVFALVKSKKAQAVVKTSVDLSRQGDGEEMFGSSGMARSLVRFSMNLANGINKAIPPKAAKWIDRRFCKEDVIIEKGGAFDLVRASINLVLAGLLIAGGTSLKLPLSTTYVAFMVAMGTSLSDRAWSRESAVFRITGVLSVIGGWFITAGAAFILCFLIAMIINFGGPVAMVIMLALAVFILFSSNKRFDKKKKKEKKDDLFMDMMASKDSKEIWSLLSQHIRQSDVELLSFISKNYLRITNGFINEDVRALRKSLNKLNQQREMRKVIRRKETLGLRKIDEELVMEKNTWFHLASNNCEQMIFCLKRIDEPCKEHVDNNFNPMPPECVSEFLPVRDKIVDFIKVSQDYLESDVLGDLNYLGQYCNELHHDLSELRHRQLERIQHSKDSLKISLVYLNTLQESHELVNALENMLRYTHKFLRE, from the coding sequence ATGGAAACAGTATTTGGCGGTATTATTACCTTTCTGTTTATTCTTGCTATATTCGATCTCATAGTAGGGGTAAGTAACGATGCAGTAAACTTTCTTAATTCTGCAATCGGATCCAAAGCAGCATCATTCAAAACCATCATCATTATTGCTGCGCTTGGAATATTTTTAGGAGCCATCCTTAGTAATGGTATGATGGAAATAGCTCGTCACGGCATATTCCGTCCCGAGCATTATACCTTTTATGAGATCATGGTTATCTTTTTGGCAGTGATGATAACAGATGTAATACTGCTGGATTTGTTCAACTCGTTAGGGATGCCTACGTCTACCACAGTCTCGCTTGTCTTCGAGTTATTAGGTGGTTCGTTCTTTATGGCGTTGCATAAGCTTTCTCCGGATAATGGTCTTCACATGCAAGATCTATTAAACACCGAGAAAGCTTTGTCCGTTATTATAGGTATCTTCTTATCGATAGCCATCGCATTTTTCTTCGGTATGGTAGTGCAGTGGATGACACGTCTTGTCTTTACTTTTAATTATAAGAAGACCCAGAAGTGGTTTATCGGTATATTCGGAGGACTGGCTACCACTACTATTATCTACTTTATGCTCATAAAGGGACTTAGCAGTGCCTCATTTATGACAGCAGAGGCTAATACCTGGATACAGGGTAACACACTCATGATTGTGTTATACTCTTTTGTCATATTTACCGTGCTGATGCAATTGTTGCATTGGATGAAGGTAAACGTGTTCAAGGTCGTTGTGCTATTGGGCACCTTTGCATTGGCTATGGCTTTTGCAGGTAATGACTTGGTCAACTTCATCGGGGTTCCTTTGGCTGGCTTCTCTTCTTACACGGATTATATGCAAAACGGCGGGGGCAACTATGATACCTACCTGATGACTTCGCTCAACGATCCTGCACGTACCCCGATAGGTTTTCTTTTGATTGCCGGTGCTATCATGGTGTTTGCTTTGGTAAAATCCAAAAAAGCTCAGGCTGTGGTGAAAACATCTGTGGATCTTTCCCGTCAGGGCGACGGCGAGGAGATGTTCGGATCCTCGGGCATGGCTCGTAGTTTGGTGCGATTCTCTATGAATTTGGCCAATGGTATCAATAAGGCTATCCCTCCCAAAGCGGCAAAATGGATTGATCGCAGATTCTGCAAAGAAGATGTAATTATAGAAAAAGGAGGAGCCTTTGATTTGGTAAGGGCTTCTATCAATCTTGTTTTGGCCGGACTTCTCATTGCGGGAGGTACTTCACTCAAGTTGCCACTCTCTACTACTTATGTCGCATTCATGGTAGCAATGGGTACATCTCTATCAGATAGAGCATGGAGCCGTGAGAGTGCTGTATTCCGTATTACAGGTGTACTTTCCGTTATCGGAGGTTGGTTTATTACCGCAGGTGCAGCCTTTATCTTATGCTTCCTGATAGCTATGATCATCAATTTTGGTGGTCCGGTAGCTATGGTTATTATGCTTGCGTTGGCAGTGTTTATCCTTTTCTCAAGCAACAAGCGTTTTGATAAGAAAAAGAAGAAAGAAAAGAAGGACGATCTGTTTATGGATATGATGGCTTCTAAAGACAGCAAGGAAATATGGAGCCTCCTTAGCCAGCATATCAGACAAAGTGATGTAGAGCTTCTTTCCTTTATCTCCAAAAACTACCTGCGTATAACCAATGGCTTTATCAATGAAGATGTAAGAGCTTTGAGAAAATCACTCAATAAGCTCAATCAACAACGGGAGATGCGCAAAGTAATACGCCGTAAGGAAACACTGGGGCTTCGTAAGATAGATGAGGAATTGGTGATGGAGAAGAATACATGGTTTCACTTGGCTTCCAACAACTGTGAGCAGATGATCTTCTGTCTCAAACGCATCGATGAGCCTTGTAAAGAACATGTAGATAATAACTTCAATCCTATGCCTCCAGAGTGTGTATCGGAGTTCTTGCCCGTGCGTGACAAGATTGTCGATTTTATCAAAGTATCGCAAGATTATCTTGAAAGTGATGTGTTGGGAGATTTGAATTATTTGGGACAGTATTGCAATGAATTGCACCATGACTTGTCCGAGCTACGTCACCGTCAGCTCGAAAGAATACAACACTCTAAGGACAGTCTCAAGATCTCATTGGTATACCTCAATACGTTACAAGAATCTCATGAGCTTGTAAATGCTTTGGAGAATATGCTGAGGTACACCCATAAATTCCTTAGAGAATAA